In the genome of Ananas comosus cultivar F153 unplaced genomic scaffold, ASM154086v1, whole genome shotgun sequence, one region contains:
- the LOC109705017 gene encoding uncharacterized protein LOC109705017 — translation MQDANQGAIRIRGLGHRIKHEVSLANANSARSITSEVPAIDSRPALLLTGSLDETVRLWHPDELAATAPPSRGHVLGVVAAAAHPSGSLAAAAAAASSLDSSVRVFDVDSNASIASLDASPPPPRSGACSSTPSGGAGAGVARGFVGLLAEVFPHRDGRRHLPGNREGHRGLHRRLS, via the exons ATGCAAGATGCTAATCAAGGCGCCATCCGCATCCGGGGACTTGGACACCGAATCAAACACGAAGTTTCCCTCGCCAACGCCAACTCCGCAAGAAGCATCACATCGGAA GTCCCTGCCATCGACTCCCGCCCCGCGCTCCTCCTCACGGGCTCACTCGACGAGACCGTGAGGCTCTGGCACCCCGACGAGCTCGCCGCAACGGCGCCGCCCTCGCGCGGCCACGTCCTCGGCgttgtcgccgccgccgcccaccccTCCGgctccctcgccgccgccgccgccgccgcctcctccctcgACAGCTCCGTCCGCGTCTTCGACGTCGACTCCAACGCCTCCATCGCCTCCCTCGACGCCTCCCCCCCTCCTCCGAGGTCTGGGGCTTGCAGTTCGACCCCAAG CGGCGGTGCTGGCGCCGGCGTCGCCCGCGGATTCGTAGGATTACTGGCGGAAGTTTTTCCGCACCGCGACGGACGCCGACATCTTCCGGGTAATCGGGAAGGCCATCGCGGTC